In the genome of Rhodoferax fermentans, one region contains:
- the pobA gene encoding 4-hydroxybenzoate 3-monooxygenase — MSLSIRTQVAIIGAGPSGLLLGQLLHKAGIDAVIVERVSGDYVLGRIRAGVLEQVAVDLLDEAGVGTRMHHEGLVHGGFDLLYAGQRHRINMNALTGGKNVVVYGQTEVTHDLMDARTAAGLPTYYEASEVQVHDFDSTHPRVTFTHQGQAIELACDFIAGCDGFHGVCRASVPRQSIQEFEKVYPFGWLGLLSDTPPVHDELIYVNSPRGFALCSQRSKTRSRYYLQVPLTDRIQDWTDDAFWQELRLRLDDDARAHLVTGPSIEKSIAPLRSFVTEPMRFGRLFLAGDAAHIVPPTGAKGLNLAATDVKYLCNALVDFYQNHSEQGINTYSERCLRRIWKAERFSWWFTSLMHRFPDDGPITAKFQEAELDYLVHSEAGSRVMAENYVGLPLDFAEPSR; from the coding sequence ATGAGTTTGTCCATTCGCACCCAGGTCGCCATCATTGGCGCCGGGCCTTCGGGTCTGCTGCTGGGCCAGTTGTTGCACAAGGCCGGTATTGACGCGGTGATTGTGGAGCGCGTCTCGGGCGACTATGTGTTGGGCCGTATCCGCGCCGGTGTGCTGGAGCAGGTCGCCGTGGACCTGCTCGATGAAGCCGGTGTGGGCACACGCATGCACCACGAAGGTCTGGTGCATGGCGGGTTCGATTTGCTCTACGCCGGGCAACGCCACCGCATCAACATGAACGCCCTGACCGGCGGCAAAAACGTGGTGGTTTATGGCCAGACCGAAGTCACCCATGATTTGATGGACGCCCGCACCGCTGCGGGCTTGCCCACCTATTACGAAGCGTCTGAGGTGCAGGTCCATGACTTTGATTCCACCCACCCGCGTGTGACCTTCACCCACCAGGGCCAGGCCATTGAGCTGGCCTGTGATTTCATCGCAGGTTGTGACGGCTTTCACGGCGTTTGCCGTGCCAGCGTGCCGCGTCAGTCGATCCAGGAGTTTGAGAAGGTCTACCCCTTTGGTTGGCTCGGCCTGTTGTCCGACACACCGCCAGTGCATGACGAGCTGATCTACGTGAACAGCCCTCGCGGCTTTGCGCTGTGTTCGCAACGCAGCAAAACCCGCAGCCGTTATTACCTGCAGGTGCCGCTGACCGACCGCATCCAGGACTGGACCGACGATGCTTTCTGGCAAGAGCTGCGCCTGCGGCTCGATGACGATGCCCGCGCCCATTTGGTCACCGGGCCGTCGATTGAGAAAAGCATTGCCCCGCTGCGCAGTTTTGTGACTGAACCGATGCGTTTTGGCCGCCTGTTCCTGGCCGGTGACGCGGCCCACATCGTGCCACCCACCGGCGCCAAGGGCCTGAACCTGGCCGCCACCGATGTGAAGTACCTGTGCAACGCGCTGGTCGACTTTTACCAAAACCACAGCGAGCAGGGCATCAACACCTATTCCGAGCGCTGCCTGCGCCGCATCTGGAAGGCCGAGCGGTTTTCGTGGTGGTTCACCTCACTCATGCACCGTTTTCCGGACGACGGCCCGATCACCGCCAAGTTTCAGGAGGCCGAGTTGGACTACCTGGTCCACTCGGAGGCCGGGTCGCGGGTGATGGCTGAGAACTACGTTGGCCTGCCGCTGGATTTTGCCGAGCCATCTCGCTGA
- a CDS encoding substrate-binding domain-containing protein has translation MQVTHTSSAPLTGISSMATRQLLVELTQAYAQRSGQVVQIESVGGVDAAKRVQAGEVFDLVVLASDAMAKLIAAGYVSAVSLTPLVHSGVAVAVPVGSASLDISSEEAVREAVLAAPTLAYSTGPSGVALAQLFEHWGITEHIKHRLVTAPPGVPVGSLVAKGEVALGFQQLSELIHVPGIMVLGPLPAAIQITTTFSAAMTSVCTRPTEVQALLSFMASSEVAVLKQRQGMTPA, from the coding sequence ATGCAAGTCACCCACACCTCTTCTGCACCACTCACCGGCATCTCGTCGATGGCCACGCGCCAGTTGCTGGTCGAACTTACCCAGGCCTATGCCCAGCGCAGTGGTCAGGTGGTTCAGATTGAATCGGTCGGCGGGGTGGACGCCGCCAAGCGGGTGCAGGCCGGTGAGGTGTTTGACCTGGTGGTGCTGGCCTCGGACGCGATGGCCAAGCTGATTGCTGCCGGGTATGTGTCGGCCGTGAGTTTGACCCCGTTGGTGCACTCTGGTGTGGCGGTTGCCGTGCCCGTGGGCAGCGCGAGCCTGGACATCAGCAGCGAAGAGGCCGTGCGCGAGGCGGTGCTGGCCGCACCGACGCTGGCCTATTCCACCGGCCCCAGCGGCGTGGCGTTGGCCCAACTGTTTGAACACTGGGGCATCACCGAACACATCAAACACCGCCTGGTTACCGCACCACCCGGCGTGCCGGTGGGCAGTCTGGTGGCCAAAGGTGAGGTGGCGCTGGGCTTCCAGCAACTCAGCGAACTGATCCATGTGCCGGGCATCATGGTGCTTGGCCCCTTGCCCGCCGCGATCCAGATCACCACCACCTTTTCTGCCGCGATGACCAGCGTCTGCACACGGCCGACTGAGGTGCAAGCCTTGTTGAGTTTCATGGCTTCCAGCGAGGTGGCTGTACTCAAACAAAGACAGGGGATGACGCCTGCCTGA
- a CDS encoding LysR substrate-binding domain-containing protein: protein MDLKQLEYFVRVAEMGSFTRAAIALDVAQPALSRQVRLLEVELHQNLLIRNGRGALPTEAGKLLLAHSRGILHQVSRAKEELGRVRGSLAGRVAVGLATSLARVLTVPLITAFREALPDATISISEGLSVALQESLINGRLDIAVLYNVQPGSEIEVLPLQEEELCLVQARPKGLAEDPPPGPIALRELADLPLIIPSRPNAIRSQVESELVNLGCRPRIALEVDGVPAILDLVEDGIGSAVLSRNAVANSVRPSAFTVRGIHAPALRTRISAATSSLRPTTLTQQTTLNLIRDTLARVVTAA, encoded by the coding sequence ATGGACCTGAAACAATTGGAGTACTTTGTGCGGGTGGCCGAGATGGGCAGTTTCACCCGCGCCGCCATCGCGCTGGATGTGGCGCAACCCGCCCTGAGCCGCCAGGTGCGGCTGCTGGAAGTGGAGCTGCACCAGAACCTGCTGATCCGTAATGGCCGCGGCGCCCTGCCCACCGAGGCGGGCAAACTGCTGCTGGCGCACAGCCGCGGCATCCTGCACCAGGTGTCACGCGCCAAGGAAGAACTCGGCCGGGTGCGCGGCTCGCTGGCCGGGCGCGTGGCGGTGGGGCTGGCCACCAGCTTGGCGCGGGTGTTGACGGTGCCTCTGATCACCGCTTTTCGCGAGGCCCTGCCCGACGCAACGATCTCGATCAGTGAAGGCCTGTCGGTGGCTTTGCAGGAGTCGCTGATCAATGGCCGGCTCGACATTGCGGTCTTGTACAACGTCCAGCCCGGCAGCGAGATCGAGGTCTTGCCGCTGCAGGAAGAAGAGTTGTGCCTAGTACAGGCGCGCCCCAAAGGCCTGGCCGAAGACCCACCGCCTGGCCCGATTGCGCTGCGCGAGCTGGCCGACTTGCCACTGATCATCCCGAGCCGCCCCAACGCCATCCGCAGCCAGGTGGAGTCGGAACTGGTCAACCTGGGTTGTCGCCCACGTATTGCGCTCGAGGTGGACGGGGTGCCCGCGATCCTGGATCTGGTGGAAGACGGCATTGGCAGTGCGGTGTTGTCGCGCAATGCGGTGGCCAACTCGGTGCGGCCCTCGGCCTTCACCGTGCGGGGCATCCATGCGCCGGCGCTGCGCACCCGCATCTCGGCGGCCACCAGTTCCTTGCGCCCCACCACCCTGACCCAGCAAACCACGCTGAACCTGATCCGCGACACCCTGGCGCGTGTGGTCACCGCCGCCTGA
- a CDS encoding GntR family transcriptional regulator: MNSNPDNPDGTAPTQPAATTTPVQVQALLRMRAMILDGEWPGGSRIAELAVVEKLGFSRTPIRAALLRLEQEGLLDALPNGGYAVKTFSERDVSEAIELRGTLEGLCARLCAERGAPPKLLAEARVCLQAIDALLDQAALDAAAFSRYVDLNARFHALLSEMAGSSLMSKELERVYGLPFASPSGFVVAQAHSPKARDRLVVAQDQHWQVLDAIELREGSRAESLMREHSRIAQRNLRDAILNQAKHPVPGVQLIQQRS, encoded by the coding sequence ATGAACAGCAACCCTGACAACCCGGACGGCACAGCACCCACCCAGCCTGCTGCCACCACCACCCCGGTACAGGTGCAGGCCCTGCTGCGTATGCGCGCCATGATCCTGGACGGTGAATGGCCGGGCGGCAGCCGCATCGCCGAACTGGCTGTGGTCGAGAAGCTGGGCTTTTCACGCACCCCGATCCGCGCCGCGCTGCTGCGCCTGGAGCAGGAAGGCCTGCTGGATGCCCTGCCCAACGGGGGTTATGCGGTCAAGACCTTCTCGGAGCGGGATGTGTCCGAGGCGATTGAGTTGCGTGGCACGCTCGAAGGGCTGTGCGCCCGCCTGTGTGCCGAACGCGGCGCCCCACCCAAGCTGCTGGCTGAAGCACGCGTTTGCCTGCAAGCCATCGACGCTTTGCTGGACCAAGCCGCGCTGGACGCTGCCGCGTTCTCGCGTTATGTGGATTTGAACGCACGTTTTCATGCGCTGCTCAGCGAGATGGCGGGCAGCAGCCTGATGAGCAAGGAGCTGGAGCGGGTCTACGGCCTGCCCTTTGCATCGCCGTCGGGTTTTGTTGTCGCGCAGGCCCACTCCCCCAAGGCGCGCGACCGGCTCGTCGTGGCGCAAGACCAGCACTGGCAGGTGCTCGATGCGATTGAGCTGCGCGAGGGCAGCCGCGCCGAGTCCCTGATGCGGGAACACTCGCGTATTGCCCAGCGCAACCTGCGCGATGCCATCCTGAACCAGGCCAAGCACCCCGTGCCCGGTGTGCAGCTGATCCAACAGCGCAGCTGA
- a CDS encoding ABC transporter substrate-binding protein, with amino-acid sequence MHKRLFLHATALAICGLAATNAIAQSNTFKIGLILPMTGQQASTGRQIEAAAKLYMAQNGDTVAGKKVELIVKDDTSVPDVTKRLAQELIVNNKVNVLAGFGITPSALATAPLATQSKTPLVVMAAATSSITEASPYVVRTSFTLPQASVALGDWAPKNGIKKVVTLVSDYGPGIDAEKYFKERFIFNGGQVPESLRVPLRGPDFAPFLQKVRDLKPDALFVFVPSGAGAAVMKQFLERGMDKAGIKLIGTGDLTDDDQLNDMGDGALGVVTSHHYSAAHPSPLNQKFVDAFKKANPGLRPNFMAVGGYDGMRVIYEALKTSKGQGGGDGLLAAMKGQIFESPRGPMFIDAQTRDVVQNIYLRKVEKKDGQLYNIEFDVIKDVKDPGKAK; translated from the coding sequence ATGCACAAGAGATTGTTCCTTCACGCCACAGCCCTTGCCATTTGTGGCTTGGCAGCTACCAATGCCATAGCACAGAGCAACACCTTCAAGATCGGGCTGATCCTGCCGATGACAGGCCAGCAAGCGAGCACCGGCCGCCAGATCGAGGCCGCGGCCAAGCTCTATATGGCGCAAAACGGCGACACCGTGGCGGGCAAAAAGGTGGAGCTGATCGTCAAGGACGACACCAGCGTGCCCGATGTCACCAAACGCTTGGCGCAGGAGTTGATCGTCAACAACAAGGTCAATGTGCTGGCGGGGTTTGGCATCACCCCCTCGGCCCTGGCCACCGCACCGCTGGCCACCCAATCCAAAACACCGCTGGTGGTGATGGCCGCCGCCACCTCCAGCATCACCGAAGCCTCGCCCTATGTGGTGCGCACCAGCTTCACCCTGCCACAGGCCTCGGTCGCGTTGGGTGACTGGGCCCCCAAAAACGGCATCAAGAAGGTGGTGACCCTGGTCAGCGACTACGGCCCGGGCATCGACGCTGAAAAGTACTTCAAGGAACGCTTTATCTTCAACGGCGGCCAGGTCCCCGAGTCTTTGCGGGTGCCGCTGCGTGGCCCCGACTTTGCCCCGTTCCTGCAAAAAGTCCGCGATCTGAAGCCTGATGCCTTGTTTGTGTTTGTGCCCTCGGGCGCTGGCGCAGCGGTGATGAAGCAGTTTCTGGAACGCGGCATGGACAAGGCCGGCATCAAGCTGATAGGCACCGGCGACCTCACCGACGACGACCAGCTCAACGACATGGGTGATGGCGCGCTGGGTGTGGTCACCTCCCACCATTACTCGGCCGCCCATCCTTCGCCGCTGAACCAAAAGTTTGTGGATGCGTTCAAAAAAGCCAACCCCGGCCTGCGCCCCAACTTCATGGCCGTGGGTGGTTATGACGGTATGCGGGTGATTTACGAAGCGCTCAAAACGTCCAAGGGCCAAGGTGGTGGTGACGGCCTGCTGGCGGCGATGAAGGGCCAGATTTTCGAGAGCCCACGCGGCCCGATGTTCATTGACGCCCAGACACGTGATGTGGTGCAAAACATCTACCTGCGCAAGGTCGAGAAAAAAGACGGTCAGCTCTACAACATCGAGTTTGACGTGATCAAGGACGTGAAAGACCCGGGCAAGGCGAAATAA
- a CDS encoding branched-chain amino acid ABC transporter permease translates to MLTILFDGIAYGMLLFILSVGLAVTMGLMNFINLAHGAFAMVGGYITVLLMQKMGVPFLLCLPLAFIGSALLGGVLERTLYRPLYHKPHLDQVLFSIGLTFMAVACADYFIGSSQQIVQLPEWLKGRTEIGEGALMLGMGHYRVFIIVVCAALTVGLQYVLTKTRFGSQLRASVDDQRVAAGMGINVNMIFLGTFAVGSGLAGLGGALGAEVLGLEPTFALKYMTYFLIVVAVGGTSSITGPLLAALLLGIADVAGKYYIPKLGGFIVYSLMILILIWRPQGLFVRKGGK, encoded by the coding sequence ATGCTAACCATCCTCTTCGACGGCATTGCCTACGGCATGCTGCTGTTCATCCTGTCGGTCGGCCTGGCCGTGACCATGGGCTTGATGAATTTCATCAACCTGGCCCACGGCGCGTTTGCCATGGTCGGCGGCTACATCACCGTGTTGCTGATGCAAAAAATGGGCGTGCCCTTTTTGCTGTGCCTGCCGCTGGCCTTCATCGGCTCAGCCTTGTTGGGCGGGGTGCTGGAGCGCACCTTGTACCGCCCGCTGTACCACAAGCCGCACCTGGACCAGGTACTGTTTTCAATCGGCCTGACCTTCATGGCGGTGGCTTGTGCCGACTACTTCATTGGGTCGAGCCAGCAGATCGTCCAGTTGCCCGAATGGCTCAAGGGCCGCACCGAAATTGGCGAAGGTGCGTTGATGCTGGGCATGGGGCATTACCGGGTGTTCATCATTGTGGTCTGCGCCGCACTCACCGTGGGGCTGCAGTATGTGCTGACGAAAACCCGTTTTGGCAGCCAGTTACGCGCCTCGGTGGACGACCAGCGGGTGGCGGCGGGCATGGGCATCAATGTGAACATGATTTTTCTGGGCACCTTTGCCGTGGGCTCGGGCCTGGCCGGGCTGGGTGGCGCTTTGGGGGCCGAGGTGCTGGGCTTGGAGCCTACCTTTGCCCTGAAGTACATGACCTACTTCTTGATTGTGGTGGCGGTGGGTGGCACCTCCAGCATTACCGGGCCGCTGCTGGCCGCGCTGCTGCTGGGCATTGCAGATGTGGCGGGAAAGTACTACATCCCCAAACTGGGTGGCTTCATTGTGTACAGCCTGATGATTCTGATTCTGATCTGGCGCCCGCAAGGCCTGTTTGTGCGCAAAGGAGGCAAGTGA
- a CDS encoding branched-chain amino acid ABC transporter permease yields the protein MGTQKLLQNQGRWKLWEIPLWLLALASPLLLGSHALIINEIAIVALFALSLDLILGFTGIVSLGHAAFFGMGAYSAALFAKLVMPDPLLGLAFGILTATLLGALCSATILRGTDLTRLMVTMGVGLILMELANKLDWLTGGADGLQGVVMGPLLGQFEFDLYGRTSAWYSLTVLLLVFALARRLVNSPFGATLKAIRDNRLRTMAIGIPVNSRLALIYTVAAAVAGTAGALMAQTTGFASLDLFEFHRSADVMLILVVGGVGWLYGGITGAIVFKLMQDALSSITPQYWTFWIGLFLVVLVLVGRDRLIRPWRWFKPGHSGSQS from the coding sequence ATGGGCACACAGAAACTATTGCAAAACCAAGGCCGCTGGAAGCTCTGGGAAATCCCGCTGTGGCTCCTTGCCCTGGCTTCACCCCTGCTACTGGGCAGCCACGCGCTGATCATCAACGAGATTGCCATCGTGGCGCTGTTTGCCTTGTCGCTGGACCTGATATTGGGCTTTACCGGCATCGTCTCGCTCGGCCATGCCGCTTTTTTTGGCATGGGCGCGTATTCGGCCGCGCTGTTTGCCAAACTGGTGATGCCCGACCCGTTGCTGGGCCTGGCTTTTGGTATCTTGACCGCCACCCTGCTCGGCGCCCTGTGCAGCGCCACCATCTTGCGTGGCACCGACCTGACCCGCCTGATGGTGACCATGGGGGTTGGCCTGATCCTGATGGAGCTAGCCAACAAACTCGACTGGTTGACCGGCGGTGCCGATGGCCTGCAGGGTGTGGTCATGGGACCACTGCTGGGGCAGTTTGAGTTTGACCTGTATGGCCGCACCTCGGCCTGGTACTCCCTGACCGTCTTGCTGCTGGTGTTTGCGCTGGCCCGCCGTCTGGTCAACTCGCCGTTTGGCGCCACCTTAAAAGCGATTCGTGACAACCGCTTACGTACCATGGCGATTGGCATCCCGGTGAACAGCCGTTTGGCTTTGATCTACACCGTGGCTGCTGCGGTGGCAGGCACCGCCGGTGCCTTGATGGCGCAGACCACTGGCTTTGCCTCGCTCGACTTGTTCGAGTTTCACCGCTCGGCCGATGTGATGCTGATCCTGGTGGTCGGCGGTGTCGGCTGGCTGTATGGCGGCATCACCGGTGCGATTGTGTTCAAGCTGATGCAGGACGCTTTATCCAGCATCACGCCGCAGTATTGGACCTTCTGGATCGGCCTGTTCCTGGTGGTGCTGGTGTTGGTCGGGCGAGACCGGTTGATACGTCCCTGGCGCTGGTTCAAACCCGGCCACAGCGGGAGCCAATCATGA
- a CDS encoding ABC transporter ATP-binding protein: MSTTVLSAKDLVMKFGGITATNHVTLDLKQGARHALIGPNGAGKTTLINLLTGVLQPTSGSITLEGQDITQLAPYQRVRRGMVRTFQINQLFDSLTPLETLAMTVSQHQGLGNKWWQALGAKKGVTERCEQLLEQFHLTSVMDQQTKVLAYGKRRLLEIAIALACKPRVLLLDEPVAGVPAGEREELLQTVAALPTDVSVLLIEHDMDLVFSFAKRMTVLVNGTVLTEGDPDTIANDPQVKAVYLGHGDELNDTLGAATHG; encoded by the coding sequence ATGAGCACGACGGTTCTTTCTGCCAAAGACCTGGTGATGAAGTTTGGCGGCATCACCGCCACCAACCATGTCACCCTTGATTTAAAACAGGGTGCACGCCACGCGCTGATCGGCCCCAATGGCGCGGGCAAAACCACGCTGATCAACCTGCTGACCGGTGTGCTGCAACCCACCTCGGGCAGCATCACGCTGGAGGGGCAAGACATCACCCAGCTGGCACCCTACCAGCGGGTGCGCCGTGGCATGGTGCGTACCTTTCAGATCAACCAGTTGTTTGACTCACTCACCCCACTCGAAACCCTGGCCATGACGGTGTCGCAACACCAGGGCCTGGGCAACAAGTGGTGGCAAGCGTTGGGCGCCAAAAAAGGTGTGACCGAGCGCTGCGAGCAACTGTTGGAGCAGTTTCACCTGACCTCCGTGATGGATCAGCAGACAAAGGTGCTGGCCTACGGCAAACGCCGCCTGCTGGAGATTGCGATTGCCCTGGCCTGCAAGCCACGAGTGCTGCTGCTCGACGAACCGGTGGCCGGTGTGCCCGCCGGTGAGCGTGAGGAGCTGCTGCAAACCGTGGCCGCCCTGCCCACCGATGTGTCGGTGCTGCTGATCGAACACGACATGGACCTGGTGTTCAGCTTTGCCAAACGCATGACGGTGCTGGTCAACGGCACCGTGCTCACCGAAGGTGACCCCGACACCATCGCCAATGACCCGCAGGTCAAAGCGGTGTACCTGGGCCACGGTGACGAACTCAATGACACGCTGGGAGCCGCAACCCATGGCTGA
- a CDS encoding ABC transporter ATP-binding protein, translating into MAELLNVQGLSAGYGEAVVLHEVSLSIDPGQTLALLGRNGTGKTTLINTLAGATQQHAGSILLGGQVLHKLPSHERAAAGIGWVPQERNIFKSLTVHENLTAVARPARAGRASSPWTPARVYELFPRLAERKSNLGTQLSGGEQQMLALGRALVLNPTLLLLDEPCEGLAPIIVQELLRAIRRITREEGLSAIIVEQHPQAILAISDTAAVLDHGTVVYAGSARSLQEQPALLDKLLGVAR; encoded by the coding sequence ATGGCTGAACTGTTAAATGTGCAAGGCTTGAGCGCTGGTTATGGCGAAGCCGTGGTGTTGCACGAGGTGTCACTCTCGATCGACCCCGGTCAGACGCTGGCCCTGCTCGGGCGCAACGGCACCGGCAAAACCACCTTGATCAACACCCTGGCTGGCGCCACCCAGCAACACGCGGGCAGCATCCTGCTGGGCGGCCAAGTGCTGCACAAGCTACCGTCCCACGAACGGGCGGCGGCGGGTATTGGCTGGGTGCCCCAAGAGCGCAACATCTTCAAGTCGCTCACGGTGCATGAAAACCTCACCGCTGTGGCCCGCCCGGCGCGTGCTGGCCGGGCGTCGAGCCCCTGGACACCGGCACGGGTCTATGAGTTGTTTCCCCGGCTGGCCGAGCGCAAAAGCAACCTGGGCACCCAACTCTCGGGCGGTGAACAACAGATGCTGGCCCTGGGCCGTGCGCTGGTGCTCAACCCCACGCTGCTGCTGCTGGACGAACCCTGTGAAGGCCTGGCGCCGATCATTGTGCAAGAGCTGCTGCGGGCCATCCGGCGCATCACCCGCGAGGAAGGCCTCTCAGCCATCATCGTGGAACAACACCCGCAGGCGATCCTGGCGATCTCGGACACCGCCGCGGTGCTGGACCATGGCACCGTGGTGTATGCGGGCAGCGCACGCAGCCTGCAGGAGCAGCCCGCGCTGCTCGACAAGTTGCTGGGGGTGGCGCGTTGA
- a CDS encoding hemerythrin domain-containing protein produces the protein MIHSSIQIIHDEHTALASMLRSIGMMLDRGPGANPQTFFEVMRAMLFYIDEFPEQRHHPKETELLFPPVARLAPETREAIEQLGQDHAHGEVAVRELQHQLLAWELLGETRRAVFENAARRYLSFYMTHMRLEETVVLPAALRVLSAEDWSVIDAAFETNCDPLTGKYPRDPIYDRLFTQIVTQAPAPIGLGEA, from the coding sequence TTGATCCACTCCAGCATTCAAATCATCCACGACGAACACACCGCCCTGGCCTCGATGCTGCGCTCCATCGGCATGATGCTCGACCGTGGCCCCGGTGCCAACCCACAAACTTTTTTTGAGGTGATGCGTGCGATGTTGTTCTACATCGACGAGTTTCCCGAACAACGCCACCACCCCAAAGAGACCGAGCTGCTGTTCCCGCCGGTGGCCCGGCTGGCGCCCGAAACGCGCGAGGCGATCGAGCAGCTGGGCCAGGACCACGCCCATGGCGAAGTCGCGGTGCGTGAGTTACAACACCAACTGCTGGCCTGGGAGCTGCTGGGTGAGACCCGCCGCGCCGTGTTTGAGAACGCCGCCCGGCGTTACCTGAGTTTTTACATGACCCACATGCGCCTGGAAGAAACCGTGGTGCTGCCTGCGGCCCTGCGGGTGCTCAGTGCCGAGGACTGGTCTGTGATTGATGCCGCTTTTGAGACCAACTGCGACCCCCTCACCGGCAAGTACCCACGCGACCCCATCTACGACCGCCTGTTCACCCAGATCGTGACCCAGGCACCCGCGCCGATTGGCTTGGGTGAGGCTTAA
- a CDS encoding PDR/VanB family oxidoreductase has translation MTSSTLSVQVARKWTEAQDICALELHALPGQSLPAFSAGAHIDVHLPGGLTRSYSLCNDPQEQHRYVIGVLRDPASRGGSVAVHNLVNAGQTLQISPPKNHFALQHDAQRHLLLAGGIGITPILCMAEQLAKSGADFELHYCSRSRERTAFVQHIAASAFAQRVQFHFDDAVPAQQLDLTVLLSAPTPGLHLYVCGPKGFMDAVLGKARANGWPEAQLHYEFFAAEVQHSLDEASFEVQLASSGKVIPVAGGQTVLQALSAAGVEIEFACEQGVCGTCLTRVLQGVPEHKDNYLTPEEQAANDQFLPCCSRAKTARLVLDL, from the coding sequence ATGACAAGTTCGACACTTTCTGTGCAGGTGGCACGCAAATGGACCGAGGCGCAGGACATCTGTGCGCTGGAGTTGCACGCCTTGCCGGGGCAGAGCCTGCCCGCGTTTTCGGCCGGCGCCCACATCGATGTGCATTTGCCCGGCGGCTTGACCCGCTCGTATTCGTTGTGCAACGACCCGCAGGAGCAGCATCGTTATGTGATTGGTGTGCTGCGCGACCCGGCATCACGCGGTGGCTCGGTGGCCGTGCACAACCTGGTGAACGCTGGGCAAACCTTGCAGATCAGTCCACCCAAAAACCACTTTGCCTTGCAGCACGATGCCCAACGCCATCTGCTGCTGGCCGGTGGCATTGGCATCACGCCCATTCTGTGCATGGCTGAGCAACTGGCCAAAAGCGGGGCTGACTTTGAGCTGCATTACTGCAGCCGTTCACGGGAACGTACCGCCTTTGTCCAGCACATCGCAGCGTCGGCCTTTGCCCAGCGTGTCCAGTTCCATTTTGACGACGCCGTACCCGCACAGCAGCTGGACCTGACGGTGCTGCTGTCAGCCCCCACACCGGGCTTGCACCTGTATGTTTGTGGCCCCAAAGGCTTCATGGACGCGGTGCTGGGCAAGGCCCGCGCCAACGGCTGGCCCGAGGCACAGCTGCACTACGAGTTTTTTGCCGCCGAGGTGCAACACAGCTTGGATGAGGCCAGCTTTGAAGTGCAACTGGCCAGCAGCGGCAAAGTGATCCCCGTGGCAGGTGGTCAGACGGTGCTGCAGGCCTTATCTGCTGCGGGGGTGGAGATCGAGTTTGCCTGCGAGCAGGGCGTCTGCGGCACCTGCCTGACCCGGGTTTTGCAGGGTGTGCCCGAGCACAAAGACAACTACCTGACCCCCGAAGAACAGGCCGCCAACGACCAGTTTTTGCCCTGCTGCTCCCGCGCCAAGACGGCGCGGCTGGTGCTGGATCTGTGA